Proteins encoded together in one Anas acuta chromosome 10, bAnaAcu1.1, whole genome shotgun sequence window:
- the KLHL36 gene encoding kelch-like protein 36 isoform X1, translating to MAAQGGRGKAAATAAAGGSAAGPPAACGDAALCTADQPGMEGTRQTRICRPHKISESSKVYRWDDHSSLVLQSLNEQRHRGLFCDIVLVVDEQRVPAHRNLLAVCSDYFNSMFTIGMREAHQKEVELFGASYIGLKAVVDFLYGSELSLDGGNIDYVLETAHLLQIWKVVDFCCEYLENEVSEENYLYLQELASIYNLKRLDSYIDSFILQNFGTLSFTPDFLQNISLQKLCQYLDSSNVQQECEHDLLQAALQWLTQYPERENEAYQVLDNIHFPLIPKSDLLHRVKPAVCSLLPKEANCEGFIEEAVNYHNNVTAQPVLQNKRTALRTCEERLLFVGGEVSERCLELSDDTCFLDVRKGQWVAETPLPARRSHHCVAVLGGFIFIAGGSFSRDNGGDAASNLLYRYDPRCNQWIKVASMRQRRVDFYLGAIGDMLVAVGGRNENGALSSVETYSPQKDSWSYIAGLPRFTYGHAGTVYKEFVYISGGHDYQIGPYRKNLLCYDYRTDVWEEKRPMITARGWHSMCTLQDSIYSIGGSDDNIETMARFDILSVESYSPQCNQWTRVAPLLQANSESGVAVWEGKIYILGGYSWEETVFSKTVQVYDKEKNKWYKGTDLPKAIAGVSACVCALKPKTEDKKKKTKTKKHQDRGR from the exons GTGTACAGATGGGACGACCACTCTAGTCTGGTCCTTCAGAGTCTGAATGAGCAGAGGCACCGAGGCCTCTTCTGCGATATTGTCCTCGTGGTGGATGAGCAGAGGGTCCCTGCCCATCGGAACCTCCTCGCTGtttgcagtgactacttcaaCTCCATGTTCACCATTGGCATGCGAGAAGCCCACCAAAAAGAAGTTGAGCTCTTTGGAGCCTCTTACATCGGTCTGAAGGCGGTGGTGGACTTCCTTTATGGCAGCGAGCTCTCTTTAGATGGAGGCAACATTGATTACGTGCTGGAAACAGCTCACCTGCTGCAGATCTGGAAGGTGGTCGACTTCTGCTGTGAGTACCTTGAGAATGAAGTCAGTGAGGAGAACTACCTGTACCTGCAGGAGCTCGCCTCTATCTACAACCTGAAGCGCCTTGACTCCTACATTGATTCCTTCATCCTGCAGAACTTCGGCACCCTGTCCTTCACCCCGGACTTCCTGCAGAACATTTCCCTGCAGAAATTGTGCCAGTACCTGGACAGCAGCAATGTGCAGCAGGAGTGTGAGCATGACTTGCTGCAGGCTGCCTTGCAGTGGCTTACCCAGTACCCAGAAAGGGAGAACGAGGCTTACCAGGTTCTGGATAACATCCACTTCCCCTTGATACCTAAAAGCGATCTCCTCCACCGCGTCAAGCCCGCTGTGTGCTCTCTCCTTCCCAAAGAAGCAAACTGCGAGGGGTTTATAGAGGAGGCAGTGAACTACCACAACAACGTTACCGCTCAGCCAGTGCTGCAAAACAAGCGGACGGCTCTGCGgacctgtgaggagaggctgctcTTTGTGGGTGGGGAGGTTTCCGAGCGGTGCCTGGAACTGAGTGACGATACCTGCTTCCTGGATGTGCGAAAGGGGCAGTGGGTAGCAGAGACCCCTCTCCCAGCCAGGAGAAGTCACCACTGTGTTGCAGTCCTGGGAGGCTTCATCTTCATAGCCGGGGGCAGCTTTTCAAGGGACAACGGAGGGGATGCAGCTTCAAATCTCCTTTATAGGTATGATCCCCGCTGTAACCAGTGGATAAAG GTTGCCTCCATGAGACAGCGTCGTGTAGATTTCTACCTGGGAGCCATTGGCGACATGCTGGTAGCCGTTGGTGGCAGGAATGAAAACGGGGCGCTTTCTTCTGTGGAGACCTACAGCCCCCAGAAGGATTCGTGGTCCTATATAGCAGGCTTGCCGAG GTTTACCTACGGCCATGCCGGCACAGTCTACAAGGAATTTGTGTACATTTCGGGAGGCCACGACTACCAGATTGGCCCCTACAGAAAAAATCTTCTGTGTTACGATTACCGCACGGATGTTTGGGAGGAGAAGAGGCCGATGATCACCGCCCGGGGCTGGCACAGCATGTGCACCTTGCAGGACAGCATCTACTCCATCGGCGGCAGCGACGACAACATAGAAACCATGGCCCGTTTTGACATCTTGAGTGTGGAGTCCTACAGCCCACAGTGTAACCAGTGGACCAGAGTTGCTCCTCTGCTGCAAGCTAACAGTGAGTCAGGGGTGGCTGTTTGGGAAGGCAAAATTTATATACTTGGAGGCTACAGCTGGGAAGAAACGGTCTTCTCCAAGACGGTCCAGGTTTAtgataaggagaaaaataagtggTACAAAGGAACTGATCTACCCAAAGCGATCGCTGGTGTGTCCGCGTGTGTCTGTGCGTTGAAACCCAAAAcagaggacaaaaagaaaaagacaaaaacaaaaaagcatcaaGATCGAGGAAGATGA
- the KLHL36 gene encoding kelch-like protein 36 isoform X2 encodes MEGTRQTRICRPHKISESSKVYRWDDHSSLVLQSLNEQRHRGLFCDIVLVVDEQRVPAHRNLLAVCSDYFNSMFTIGMREAHQKEVELFGASYIGLKAVVDFLYGSELSLDGGNIDYVLETAHLLQIWKVVDFCCEYLENEVSEENYLYLQELASIYNLKRLDSYIDSFILQNFGTLSFTPDFLQNISLQKLCQYLDSSNVQQECEHDLLQAALQWLTQYPERENEAYQVLDNIHFPLIPKSDLLHRVKPAVCSLLPKEANCEGFIEEAVNYHNNVTAQPVLQNKRTALRTCEERLLFVGGEVSERCLELSDDTCFLDVRKGQWVAETPLPARRSHHCVAVLGGFIFIAGGSFSRDNGGDAASNLLYRYDPRCNQWIKVASMRQRRVDFYLGAIGDMLVAVGGRNENGALSSVETYSPQKDSWSYIAGLPRFTYGHAGTVYKEFVYISGGHDYQIGPYRKNLLCYDYRTDVWEEKRPMITARGWHSMCTLQDSIYSIGGSDDNIETMARFDILSVESYSPQCNQWTRVAPLLQANSESGVAVWEGKIYILGGYSWEETVFSKTVQVYDKEKNKWYKGTDLPKAIAGVSACVCALKPKTEDKKKKTKTKKHQDRGR; translated from the exons GTGTACAGATGGGACGACCACTCTAGTCTGGTCCTTCAGAGTCTGAATGAGCAGAGGCACCGAGGCCTCTTCTGCGATATTGTCCTCGTGGTGGATGAGCAGAGGGTCCCTGCCCATCGGAACCTCCTCGCTGtttgcagtgactacttcaaCTCCATGTTCACCATTGGCATGCGAGAAGCCCACCAAAAAGAAGTTGAGCTCTTTGGAGCCTCTTACATCGGTCTGAAGGCGGTGGTGGACTTCCTTTATGGCAGCGAGCTCTCTTTAGATGGAGGCAACATTGATTACGTGCTGGAAACAGCTCACCTGCTGCAGATCTGGAAGGTGGTCGACTTCTGCTGTGAGTACCTTGAGAATGAAGTCAGTGAGGAGAACTACCTGTACCTGCAGGAGCTCGCCTCTATCTACAACCTGAAGCGCCTTGACTCCTACATTGATTCCTTCATCCTGCAGAACTTCGGCACCCTGTCCTTCACCCCGGACTTCCTGCAGAACATTTCCCTGCAGAAATTGTGCCAGTACCTGGACAGCAGCAATGTGCAGCAGGAGTGTGAGCATGACTTGCTGCAGGCTGCCTTGCAGTGGCTTACCCAGTACCCAGAAAGGGAGAACGAGGCTTACCAGGTTCTGGATAACATCCACTTCCCCTTGATACCTAAAAGCGATCTCCTCCACCGCGTCAAGCCCGCTGTGTGCTCTCTCCTTCCCAAAGAAGCAAACTGCGAGGGGTTTATAGAGGAGGCAGTGAACTACCACAACAACGTTACCGCTCAGCCAGTGCTGCAAAACAAGCGGACGGCTCTGCGgacctgtgaggagaggctgctcTTTGTGGGTGGGGAGGTTTCCGAGCGGTGCCTGGAACTGAGTGACGATACCTGCTTCCTGGATGTGCGAAAGGGGCAGTGGGTAGCAGAGACCCCTCTCCCAGCCAGGAGAAGTCACCACTGTGTTGCAGTCCTGGGAGGCTTCATCTTCATAGCCGGGGGCAGCTTTTCAAGGGACAACGGAGGGGATGCAGCTTCAAATCTCCTTTATAGGTATGATCCCCGCTGTAACCAGTGGATAAAG GTTGCCTCCATGAGACAGCGTCGTGTAGATTTCTACCTGGGAGCCATTGGCGACATGCTGGTAGCCGTTGGTGGCAGGAATGAAAACGGGGCGCTTTCTTCTGTGGAGACCTACAGCCCCCAGAAGGATTCGTGGTCCTATATAGCAGGCTTGCCGAG GTTTACCTACGGCCATGCCGGCACAGTCTACAAGGAATTTGTGTACATTTCGGGAGGCCACGACTACCAGATTGGCCCCTACAGAAAAAATCTTCTGTGTTACGATTACCGCACGGATGTTTGGGAGGAGAAGAGGCCGATGATCACCGCCCGGGGCTGGCACAGCATGTGCACCTTGCAGGACAGCATCTACTCCATCGGCGGCAGCGACGACAACATAGAAACCATGGCCCGTTTTGACATCTTGAGTGTGGAGTCCTACAGCCCACAGTGTAACCAGTGGACCAGAGTTGCTCCTCTGCTGCAAGCTAACAGTGAGTCAGGGGTGGCTGTTTGGGAAGGCAAAATTTATATACTTGGAGGCTACAGCTGGGAAGAAACGGTCTTCTCCAAGACGGTCCAGGTTTAtgataaggagaaaaataagtggTACAAAGGAACTGATCTACCCAAAGCGATCGCTGGTGTGTCCGCGTGTGTCTGTGCGTTGAAACCCAAAAcagaggacaaaaagaaaaagacaaaaacaaaaaagcatcaaGATCGAGGAAGATGA